From uncultured Pseudodesulfovibrio sp.:
ATGCGAATATGATCGCCAAGTGCTCTCAGGCACAGGTGATCGTGCTTTATGTCGCCCCATCCCTCAGCCAATATGTGGGATTCCACGTGCCACCCAGCTCCATTGAGAGCTTTGTCGGTGAAATCGTGACTGGTGCCGAAGACACCATGAACACATTTGTGGCTGAAAACTTCAAGGACCTCAATGTGGAAGGCAAAGTTGTCACCGGCTACCCCGCAGAAGAAATCCTCGCCATTTCCGAAGCCGAAGGTGTCGATATGGTCGTTATGGGTACCCATGGACGAAAGGGCATTGACCGTATCCTGTTCGGTTCCGTGGCTGAAAAGGTCGTCAAGAGCTCTGCAGCTCCTGTTCTGACAGTACGCCCGGACTAGGACGCTTTACTGACGGACATAAAAAATATACAAAGGACGGCTTCGGCCGTTCTTTTTTTATTGAGATGAGGGAAATATGAGAGATTTTAGCGTCCGTCCGGAAATTCAAGACTTTGCACCATACGTGCCGGGTCTGACCATCGAACAGATTCAGAAGCGGTATGGCCTCAACACGGTCATCAAGCTCGCCAGCAATGAAAACCCATTTGGCACGTCTCCTCTGGTCCAAAAGGCCATTGCGACAAACGCTGCCCGTGCTTTCCGCTACCCGGAAAACCATTCTCCGAGACTGGTCAAAGCCATCGCACAGACTGCAGGAGTCTCAGAGGATTGCATTCTGGTGGGCAATGGTTCGGACGAAATCATCGACATGCTATTCCGCACCAAAGGAATCCCCGGCAAATCCAATGTGGTCTGTTATGAGAATTCCTTTGCCATGTACCGAATGTGCGCCAAGCTGACAGGCCTCGAGTATCGTGAAATCCCACGCGGTGAAGATCTGGAACTACCACTGGCCGCCATGGCCGAAGCCGCTGACGAAAACACCGCCATGGTTATCGTCACCAGCCCGGACAACCCCACGGGACTGGCTGCCACGGTGGACGACCTATCCGTACTGGCGGGAGTACTGCCGCAAGATTGCCTGTTGGTAGTGGACGAAGCTTATATCGAATTTGCATGGCCACCCGAGTCCTATTCTCCGGTTCAGGCATTTGACCGGTTCGAGAATCTGGTGGCTCTACGTACCTTTTCCAAAGCATACGGGCTAGCCGGACTCCGTGTCGGATATGGCATTTTGCCACCCAAATTGGCCGCATTGATGAAAAATGCCCGCATCCCATTTACGGTCAACCTGCTGGCTGAAGAGGCTGCACTGGCTGCACTTGAAGACGAAGTATTTTTCAATGAGACACTGCAATTAGTCATGCATGGCCGTGAATATTTCACCGAGGAATTGACCCGTCTCGGCTGCAAGGTCTGGCCGAGTCAGTCCAACTTCGTCATGTTCGAATCTCCCAAACCCGCTCAGGCCGTATTCAAGGCTCTGCTCAAAAAGGGCATCATCGTCCGCCCACTAGGCAGCTTCGGACTGGGCACATGTATTCGCGTCAACGTGGGTACAAATGCTGAAAATGCGACTTTCATCAAAGAGCTGGAGGACGTTCTCAATGGGTAAACCCCTCATTGTGACCATCGACGGCCCTGCCGGGGTCGGTAAATCCACCATGGCCAAACAATTGGCCAGGCATCTGTCCATCCCGTATCTTGATACTGGCGCCATGTTCCGGTCCATCGCCTGGAAACTGGGCGAGGGAGCATGGGAATGGGATGAAAGCCAGATTCAGACAGCGCTCGACGGCATGAAGTTCGGCTTGTCGGGCATTGGCGAAGACTCGGTGCTGACGTTGAATGACACACCCATTGGCAGCGAAATTCGCACGGAGCAGGTCGGCATGTGGGCATCCAATATTGCCACGTTGCCAGTTATTCGTACTTTTTTGAAAACAGCGCAGCAGCACTTGGGTGAAAGATTCTCTCTGGTTGCTGAAGGTCGCGACATGGGCACCGTTATTTTCCCTGATGCGCCACACAAATTCTTTCTGGATGCATCCGTGGAAGAGCGTGCCAACCGTCGGTTCAAACAACTTTCATCCATGAACAAGCCGGCTGATCTGGACGAACTAAAAAAACAGATTGCCAAACGCGATAATCAAGATCGCAACCGAGCGGTAGCTCCGCTCAAGGCCGCAGACGATGCCATGACTATAGATTCGACTGAAATGAATAAAGAGCAGGTCTTCACCGTCTTGAAAGATGGCGTGGCCTAGGATATTACGGGGATCGAACGAGGAGTTACCCATGCTTGATTTAAAAATGATGCAAAAGAATCCCGAAATTGTTCGGGAGAGCCTGAAAAAACGTGGCTCGAAAATAAATATTCAGGAATTCACGGACCTTGACTCCCGGCGCAAAGAATTAATTGCTGAAGTCGAGGCTCTCAAAGCTGAGAAAAACGCTGTCGGCCCGGAAATCGCCAAACGCAAAAAAGCTGGCGAGGACGCTTCCGATCTGCTCAAGAAAATGGGTGAAGTCTCTGGTCGTACCAAAGAGTTGGACAAAGAACTCACCGAAGTTCAGGCAGCCCAAAATGAATGGATGATGGCCGTTCCCAACATCCCACACGAGTCCGTGCCCGTCGGTGCTTCCGAGGACGACAATCCGGTCCGGCGCTACTGGGGTGAAAAACCGGAATTCGATTTTGAACCCAGGGAACATTGGGATCTCGGCACTGAACTCGGCGGTCTTGATTTCGAATGTGCAGCCAAGCTGGCAGGCTCCCGCTTTTCCATCAGCTTCGGCTGGTGTGCTCGTCTGGAGCGTGCCCTTGCCCAGTTGATGCTCAACACCCAGACCGAACAGCATGGTTACACCGAGGTATTGCCTCCGTTCATCGTCAACAAGGCGACCATGACAGGCACAGGCCAGTTGCCCAAGTTTGAGGAAGACCTGTTCAAGCTAACCGATGATCGCGAATTCTATCTCATTCCCACGGCCGAAGTTCCGTTGACCAACATCTATGCAGATGAGGTCATTAACGAAGACATGCTCCCGACCAAATTTTGTGCGCAAACCCCGTGCTTCCGCTCTGAAGCTGGCTCCTACGGCAAGGACACCAAAGGATTGATTCGGCTACACCAATTCTACAAAGTAGAAATGGTCAATTTTGCCCATCCTGACAAATCTTTCGAAGCCCTTGAGGACATGACTGCGGCTGCCGAAAAGATTCTCCAACTGCTGAAGATCCCGTATCGGGTGATCGAACTGTGCACTGGAGATCTTGGTTTCAGCGCGGTCAAAACCTATGACATTGAAGTCTGGTTGCCCGGTCAGAACGCGTACCGCGAAATTTCCTCCTGCTCCAACTGTGGAGATTTTCAGGGTCGACGCGCCAACATCAAATACCAACCCAAGGACTCCAAGAAAAAGCAGTTCGTTCACACTTTGAACGGCTCCGGCCTTGCCATTGGCCGTTGTCTCGTGGCTGTTCTTGAAAATTATCAACAGGCTGACGGCTCTGTCATCATTCCTGATGTGCTCAAGCCGTACATGGGTGGGATTGAGGTCGTGAAGCCGTAACAGGCTGTACTTAAAAAATGGAAGAGGCCGGTGAAGCAATGCTTCACCGGCCTCTTTTTTGCGTACAAAAAAAGGACGCAGCCCATGCGGACTGCGCCCCTTCCATATATTTGATAAAGACTACATTCCTTCGTTAAAAGGAATCTGAAGCTTGGTCAGCTCTTCTGAAAGCTTGGCAGCCTTTGACGCCTCCACAAAGGAAAGGATTTCACCAGCCTGACGGCCACGCATTCCTGACAACACCTTGACGGCCAAATCGTCGTCCATGTTCTGCAAAATTTCGGCAGCCTTCTTGGCCTTGGTGTTGGAAATCATATCAACCAATTGTTTGACACGCTTATCCTTGATGCTCTTGGCTTCCGTCAGCATTTGCTTAATCTCGGCATGAAGCTTCTGCACCTTAACAGCCTCGGCCTTGATGGAAGCCTCCATCTCCTTGAGAGTCCTCTCCTTGATGGCGAGTTCTTCTTCCTTACGCTTGAGAGCCTTCCATTCCTTGGGCAAGTCGTCTTCAGTCCGCAATGAAGAAGCCTTATCAGCCTCGGCTTCAGCCTTGGCAGTACGATTGGCCTCGGAGTCAGCTTTGTCGGCAATGGGAGTGGTAGACTCTTTTCCTTCCTCCGCAGCAATGGCGAGACTGGAAATTCCGTCAGGTAAAACGGTCTCAACAGCTTTAAGCGTCAGAGAATCGACGCTGAGCATACCGAACACGGCAAGCTTCAACAGGGCCAGAAAAACGAGGCTGGCGAGAACCCTAGAAATCTTTAGATTCGTACCGAAGCGTTGCCATTTCATCGTTTTCTTTCTCTTGGCGGGCGTTTTCTTCTTCATGATGC
This genomic window contains:
- a CDS encoding universal stress protein, yielding MADVKKILCAVDFSDYSPMVADYANMIAKCSQAQVIVLYVAPSLSQYVGFHVPPSSIESFVGEIVTGAEDTMNTFVAENFKDLNVEGKVVTGYPAEEILAISEAEGVDMVVMGTHGRKGIDRILFGSVAEKVVKSSAAPVLTVRPD
- the hisC gene encoding histidinol-phosphate transaminase encodes the protein MRDFSVRPEIQDFAPYVPGLTIEQIQKRYGLNTVIKLASNENPFGTSPLVQKAIATNAARAFRYPENHSPRLVKAIAQTAGVSEDCILVGNGSDEIIDMLFRTKGIPGKSNVVCYENSFAMYRMCAKLTGLEYREIPRGEDLELPLAAMAEAADENTAMVIVTSPDNPTGLAATVDDLSVLAGVLPQDCLLVVDEAYIEFAWPPESYSPVQAFDRFENLVALRTFSKAYGLAGLRVGYGILPPKLAALMKNARIPFTVNLLAEEAALAALEDEVFFNETLQLVMHGREYFTEELTRLGCKVWPSQSNFVMFESPKPAQAVFKALLKKGIIVRPLGSFGLGTCIRVNVGTNAENATFIKELEDVLNG
- the cmk gene encoding (d)CMP kinase; this encodes MGKPLIVTIDGPAGVGKSTMAKQLARHLSIPYLDTGAMFRSIAWKLGEGAWEWDESQIQTALDGMKFGLSGIGEDSVLTLNDTPIGSEIRTEQVGMWASNIATLPVIRTFLKTAQQHLGERFSLVAEGRDMGTVIFPDAPHKFFLDASVEERANRRFKQLSSMNKPADLDELKKQIAKRDNQDRNRAVAPLKAADDAMTIDSTEMNKEQVFTVLKDGVA
- the serS gene encoding serine--tRNA ligase gives rise to the protein MLDLKMMQKNPEIVRESLKKRGSKINIQEFTDLDSRRKELIAEVEALKAEKNAVGPEIAKRKKAGEDASDLLKKMGEVSGRTKELDKELTEVQAAQNEWMMAVPNIPHESVPVGASEDDNPVRRYWGEKPEFDFEPREHWDLGTELGGLDFECAAKLAGSRFSISFGWCARLERALAQLMLNTQTEQHGYTEVLPPFIVNKATMTGTGQLPKFEEDLFKLTDDREFYLIPTAEVPLTNIYADEVINEDMLPTKFCAQTPCFRSEAGSYGKDTKGLIRLHQFYKVEMVNFAHPDKSFEALEDMTAAAEKILQLLKIPYRVIELCTGDLGFSAVKTYDIEVWLPGQNAYREISSCSNCGDFQGRRANIKYQPKDSKKKQFVHTLNGSGLAIGRCLVAVLENYQQADGSVIIPDVLKPYMGGIEVVKP
- a CDS encoding magnesium transporter MgtE — encoded protein: MKWQRFGTNLKISRVLASLVFLALLKLAVFGMLSVDSLTLKAVETVLPDGISSLAIAAEEGKESTTPIADKADSEANRTAKAEAEADKASSLRTEDDLPKEWKALKRKEEELAIKERTLKEMEASIKAEAVKVQKLHAEIKQMLTEAKSIKDKRVKQLVDMISNTKAKKAAEILQNMDDDLAVKVLSGMRGRQAGEILSFVEASKAAKLSEELTKLQIPFNEGM